From Alloacidobacterium dinghuense:
GTAGTCACTTCGTCACGGTCCACAATGGTTTTTGCGATCGACGAAAGCAGCAAAACCTGGAAGTGGTGGGATGCCGGCTGGCCGCTTCGTTCGGTTCGCTCACTGGGCAATCGGCTAGTTGCTGCATCTTTCTATGACGGTGTTGTCATTCAACCGAAGCAAGAAGAGACGGCTGCCGCGAGCAGTGGCGGCGGGACGCAGCCATAGCCTTTCGTTTGCGTGATTCAACTGCGTCCATTCCGCAGTGCAGACCTCAATGTGCTGTATCGAATCGACCATGTCTGCTTCGCGCCTGGGATTGCTTATTCGAAAGCTGAACTCCGCTATTACTTGCAGCACCCAAAGTCCATCACGGTAGTTGCTGAAACGGAATCGCAAGCGATTGCAGGCTTCTGCACGGGACAATTGCAGATGCGCGAGGGCCGCCACCTTGGGCACATCATCACGATCGATGTCCTTCCTGATTGGAGAGGACAGAAGGTTGGACGTGCGATGCTTCTCTCAGTAGAGGAGGATTTTCGGGCAAAGGGCGCGGAGTCGATTCGGCTGGAGGTTGCCGTTGATAATCTGCAGGCGCAGACGTTTTATCACGCCGTAGGTTATTCGAAGATCGGCATGATACCCGGTTACTATGCGGGCAAGCTTGATGCGCTCGTCATGGAGAAGGACCTTACTGGAGATGTGTTGCCGCATCCACGGCGTTTGTGAGTGCTGTTTTCTTCTCGTTCGTGATACGTCCGGATGTTTTCCAGAGCACCTGACCGGATTTATCGACAAGCACTAACGCAATTTCTTTTTCGTTTGGAATGTTCAGAGCGCGGCGAAAGCTGTCCTTGTTTGTATAGATAGGTATGATCCAGCGCCAGGCTACTGGATCGGTTTCGACGCTGCGCAACGATGAGCTGTCCCACCAGCGATAGATGAAGTTTTCCTGGCTGGATACGGGCATCGTGTAATAGCGAAATTGAAAGTTGATGTGCTGAAGCGCCTGAGCAGTTGGCATCCAAGTATCGATGTCTTTGGACTGCTCTGTTTCGAATGAAATCAATAGCAGATTGACTTTGCCCTCAAAATCAGAAGGCAGGTTAATCTTCGCCTTGTCGAGGCTATACGTAGTGAGTGCTGGAAACATGGCGGTTCCTGCCGCGTCGCCCTGCTGTGAAGCTCGCGAAACCGACAGAAGGACAAAGCAGAGTGCCAATAGAGACAACAATCGAATGCGATGGGGCAATCAGTAAACCCTAAACGTAACAAATTCTAAAGCTTGCTTCTTGAGGCATAGTATCAGCGCCGACGACTGCACGCATGAGAAAACTGTCGATCGCCCTGGGAGATCAGGTTTCTTCTCTAAGCGAAATCAGCGAACCCCGTTAGATAAGTACTTCATACAGGTGATTCAGCGTTTTGCGATGACCGCGCCCCATTCATTCGGGCTTACGTCGCGGGCATGTCGAGAGAAAAGCCAATGGTGGCCATCGAGGTCCTCGACTCCATATTGGCGTTCGCCATACTCGGTTTCATGCAGCTCTTCGACGATGCTTGCTCCCTCTGATCGGGCTTTCGCGTAATGCGCGTCCACATCGTCTATGAAGATGGTAAGGGACTGCGTGCCATATCCCAGTTGTGCCGGCGTGGCCTGGTCCGGCTCGTTCCGGACCATAATGAAAGCCTTCCCGGCGTAGAGTTGTGCGCCGCTCACGGGATCGCCGTAGCGATAGTTTTCTTTGAATCCAAAAACTCTTGTCAGCCACTCAATCGCTTTGGCGACGTGATGATACGAGATGTGCGGAAGCACGATGTCGGTCGGCACAGAGCGATTCTCAATCATGCAGGCTATTGTACGGCGCGATCTTGGGAACGGTTTTCTATTGCGGTGAAAGTCAACTAATTCGCGCTGAATCGATCGTGTGAGGTTGGTTGGATGGATTCGCCATACCATTGAGCTAAGCCATTGCATTATCATAGGAAGTTATGAGTGGAGAAACGGCATTTCAGGCGACGCGTCGGCCATTTGCGACCGATGATGCGAGACTGCAACCGATTGCGGAGAAGGTGTTGCGAGGCGAACGGTTGAGCTTTGATGATGGGGTGACTCTCTATCGCTCGCCTGACATCCTCGCCGTTGGCTGGCTGGCTAATTCCGTGCGCGAAAAGCTGCATGGCAACATTGCGTACTTTAACGTGAACCGGCATATCAACCCGACGAATGTTTGCGTCGCTGCCTGCCGGCTATGTGCTTTCGGCCGCAAGAAAGATGCCGCTGGCGCGTATACCATGGCGCTCGAACAGGCATGGCAGACGGCCGCGTCCGGGTATAGTGAGGCCGTCACGGAGTTCCACATTGTTGGTGGATTGCATCCGGATCTGCCGCTCGAATACTTTCTCGATCTCGTACGCGGTTTAAAAGAACGCTTTCCGCAGGTGCATATCAAGGCTTTCACCATGGTCGAAGTTGCGTTCTTTGCGCGGCGCGCGAAGCTCTCGATTCGAGAGACATTAGAGCGATTGCGCGATGCGGGCGTGGATTCGCTGCCTGGCGGCGGCGCGGAGATTTTTGCGGACCGAGTGCGCCATATCATTTGCGATCACAAGATCGACGGGGATGAATGGCTGGATACAGCGCGGACGGCGCATCAGCTCGGGCTGAAGTCGAATGCGACCATGCTCTACGGGCACATCGAGAACGACGAGGACCGCGTAGACCACATGCTGCGCCTGCGCGCGGTGCAGGATGAGACGCATGGTTTCCAGACGTTCATACCGCTGGCTTTTCATCCGGACAATACGCCGCTTGAGCATTTGCCGAGGACTACTGGATTAACGGACATCAAGCAGATTGGCGTGAGCCGTCTGCTGCTGGACAATTTCCCCCACATCAAAGCCTACTGGCAAATGATGACACCGAAGATCGCGCAGATCGCGTTACGTTTTGGCGCGGACGATATCGATGGAACGGTCATCGAGGAGAAGATCTATCACGATGCGGGTGCGACGACACCGCAGGGAATGCGTCGGCGCGATCTGGAACGGCTGATTCGTGAAGCTGGCCGCGAGCCCTTCGAGCGGGACACGATGTATCGCACAGTTACGCGTACCGAAGATACCTTTACGGTCGCCGTCTAACGCTCTATCGACAAGACTCCGAGGCTGCTGCCGGCTCCTCTTGCAGCGGTGCTGTCAGGGGCTTGGGTTCTGCACGTAATTGAATCGACGGAGGCACGTCGGCTGGTTCTTCCGCGTTCCTTACTTCGCGTTTGGCGCGATCTTCGCGCTGCTTGCGCACCTCTCGCACAGCGACCAGCACCAGTCCGGCAAATGTCACGGCGAGCAGCGTGATGGCCACCCATCCATGCAGTTGTGGAACATCGCTGAAGAGCAAGGCTAATCCGACAAAGACGAAGAAGACATGCGCGCAGAAGACATGCAGCGATGCCTTGCCCAGAGTCAGAAACGGTTCTACGGCTATCACACGCGACACATACTTGCGCATCCAGTAGAAAACAATCGTGAAGGTAACAAGGTTGATGACTCGCAAAGGCCCGATCTGCCACTTGTCGAGCTTCATTCCGAGTGCCTGTTGCGTGAGGTGAGGGCCGAGCCAGTCGTGGCGAACTCCGATAAAGAAGAGGCAGACCAGCGCGCACAGGGCAACAACGTAGCCAGGGATGCGCTTCAGCGGTACGTCATCCTCAGCGGATTTTGCGCCCAGCCACAGACCGACGATCCAGATGGCTTGCCAGGCGAAGAGGTTGAAAGCGCCCGTTTCCTGAAGCGGGATGGGCAAATGCGTGACGTGGACGACGATGTTGTGCACCAGATCGCGCAGGCCGAACTGCGCGAAGAGCCAGAAGGCGCCGCTGACGGCGAGGATTCTTCCCCAGCCTTGCCGCACAGCTGAAGAGAGAACAAGCGGTGTGAAGAAGAGGAAGATCACGTACATCGGCAGAATGTCGAGCAGCGGCGGGCAGTAGAGCAGAAGTAAAGAACCGACAACAGCGACGAATGGATGCGCGATGTAGAAGTTAAGCAGGTTGTAGATGGCTGCGCGATGGGTCGTGACGGCATAGGCTGCTGCGACGGTGAAAGCGAGCGCCAGCATGAGCAAGTGGTACGCGTAAATCCGCAGGGAGCGGCGCCACAATTTGTTTCGCAGAGCTGTCCCGTCCTGAAGCGCCTGACGCATGTAGACGCGGCTCACAAGCAATGCAGAGAGGAAGACAAAGCCTTCGGCGGAAGAGACGAAGCCGATGGGCTGGTTCACAAAGTCGCTAAACCGTGTGGGGAGATGCGTGAGCGTCATCCAGACGAGGAATAGGCCGCGCAGGGCATCGAGTTCAGGACGTCTCTGCGGTTTGGGAAGATGCATGCTTAGCACAGCGGACTCCGTTGTCAGCGGGTGTCCATTTATTAGAACCCTCAGTGCACGAATCGGTTGCGCGATTTCCGGCGATTGAAGGCAGGCGATTTGGCTGCGGGTGTCGGGTTGAATCCTTTTCTCTGTTAAAACATCTTGATATCAAGATAAATGAAGGCGGCAATTGCAAAATCGAAGAGCGATACCAGTGGCATTCATCTTTGGCTGGTGCTATGGAAGGCTTTTCGATCGGTGGAGGAGCACGCACAGCGGCATATTGCTGGTCTTGGTCTCGGTCTTAGCGACTTCGGAGTGTTGGAAGCGCTTTTCCACAAAGGGCCGCTCCATGTGAAGGATTTGGGCCCGAAAGTGATGCTCACCAGTGGATCGATGACCGCGGCTCTTGACCGGCTGGAGCGCCGGGGACTGATCGATCGCGAGGAAGACTCCGAGGATCGTAGAGCGCGACTGGTTCGGCTGACTGAGACTGGTGAAAGGTTGATTCGGGAGGTATTTGAAGAGCATAAGCGCGCGATGGAACTGGCTACTTCGGGGGTTGGGAAACGAGATCGCGAGTTGCTGATCGACCTGCTGCGACAGCTTGGGCTGGGTGCGGTAAAGGCATTGTATTCATCAGCAAATAAAGGTGTGGCCGCGAAGAGCGGCGGGAAGAAGGGAGTAAGTGATGTCTGAAGTAAAAAAAGTGCTTGAGGTATATGGGCCGGGTTCAAATCACTGGGTGGGCGACGGCTTTCCAGTGCGTAACATGTTTCCGTCAAACGGATTAAGAGAGGAGATCGATCCCTTTTTGATGCTGGATTATGCGGGCCCGTCTTATTTTGAGCCCTCGCAGCAGTCGCATGGAGTGGGTGAGCACCCGCATCGCGGATTCGAAACGGTGACGATCGCGTATCAAGGCGCGGTCTCGCATCGCGACTCGGCTGGAAATGCGGGCATCATTTTTCCCGGCGACGTGCAGTGGATGACGGCTGCTGCCGGAATAGTGCACGAAGAGATGCACGAGCAGGAGTTCGCGAAGAATGGCGGCACGTTCGAGATGATTCAGCTTTGGGTGAATCTGCCCAAGGCTGTGAAAATGTCGAAACCGCGCTACCAGGGAATCACGAAAGAGCAAATTCCGACGGTGGATCTGGGCAACGGATCGTATGCGCGGGTGATCGCCGGAGAATTGGGCGGTGCTCGCGGACCGGCTAGCACCTTTACTCCCGTGAATCTGTTCGACGTTCGGCTAACGGCGGGGAGCAAGGTGGAACTGCCGATTCCTGAAGGGCATAATACCGGTGTGTTCGTGCTGAAGGGCAACATAGCGTTGAACGGTGGAGATTCACTTAAGGGAGAGGCACGCATTGCCACCGTGAGTCCGGAAGGCGAGAGCGTACTGATAGAAGCGAAAGAGGATTCAACTCTTCTGATACTGAGCGGCGAACCGATCAACGAGCCGGTATTCAGCTATGGGCGGTTTGTGATGAACACGCGCGATGAGATTATGCAGGCGGTTCATGATTACAACGATGGCAAGATGGGTCACTTGCGATAAATAACTTGTTTTTCCGCCTTTGCACCTCGAATGCGAAGGCGGTAGCATTTTTTTAGCATTCTCCTGGTTTATTACGAAGGATGCTGAAGTCAGGGCGAAATTCACTGTTTGACGTAGATTTGACGTAAGGGCGCCGTTATAATCGCCTCAATTCCAATGATTTTAAGAGGTGCTGGCACCGCATGAAAAAGGCCCTCGCCCGGTTGATGCGCAAGATAGTTCCGTCTACTTCCTTGTTATCGCACAACCCTGCATTCAAGTTGCTCGTCAATTCTGCAGATCTTTTGCCACGCGCGATTTGGCGAGAGTTTCGAGCGTTGCCTCCCAATCATCTACGCATCAGAATTGGCGTTGGAAATAGATTCTTTTCCAATCAAGTCAACTATCTTCGCGTCGCGGAGTCGTTCTGGCTCTATTGTCTGAGCAACAATTTGATCGAGATGGACTCTGTGATCGTGGATATCGGTTGCGGTTGCGGCAGGTTTGCGCACCATTTGCGGGATTACGGTTTTAAAGGGTCCACATTCAAGGGGAATTACATCGGCATCGACATTGAT
This genomic window contains:
- a CDS encoding GNAT family N-acetyltransferase, with product MIQLRPFRSADLNVLYRIDHVCFAPGIAYSKAELRYYLQHPKSITVVAETESQAIAGFCTGQLQMREGRHLGHIITIDVLPDWRGQKVGRAMLLSVEEDFRAKGAESIRLEVAVDNLQAQTFYHAVGYSKIGMIPGYYAGKLDALVMEKDLTGDVLPHPRRL
- a CDS encoding VOC family protein, whose product is MIENRSVPTDIVLPHISYHHVAKAIEWLTRVFGFKENYRYGDPVSGAQLYAGKAFIMVRNEPDQATPAQLGYGTQSLTIFIDDVDAHYAKARSEGASIVEELHETEYGERQYGVEDLDGHHWLFSRHARDVSPNEWGAVIAKR
- the mqnE gene encoding aminofutalosine synthase MqnE, which codes for MSGETAFQATRRPFATDDARLQPIAEKVLRGERLSFDDGVTLYRSPDILAVGWLANSVREKLHGNIAYFNVNRHINPTNVCVAACRLCAFGRKKDAAGAYTMALEQAWQTAASGYSEAVTEFHIVGGLHPDLPLEYFLDLVRGLKERFPQVHIKAFTMVEVAFFARRAKLSIRETLERLRDAGVDSLPGGGAEIFADRVRHIICDHKIDGDEWLDTARTAHQLGLKSNATMLYGHIENDEDRVDHMLRLRAVQDETHGFQTFIPLAFHPDNTPLEHLPRTTGLTDIKQIGVSRLLLDNFPHIKAYWQMMTPKIAQIALRFGADDIDGTVIEEKIYHDAGATTPQGMRRRDLERLIREAGREPFERDTMYRTVTRTEDTFTVAV
- the opgC gene encoding OpgC domain-containing protein encodes the protein MHLPKPQRRPELDALRGLFLVWMTLTHLPTRFSDFVNQPIGFVSSAEGFVFLSALLVSRVYMRQALQDGTALRNKLWRRSLRIYAYHLLMLALAFTVAAAYAVTTHRAAIYNLLNFYIAHPFVAVVGSLLLLYCPPLLDILPMYVIFLFFTPLVLSSAVRQGWGRILAVSGAFWLFAQFGLRDLVHNIVVHVTHLPIPLQETGAFNLFAWQAIWIVGLWLGAKSAEDDVPLKRIPGYVVALCALVCLFFIGVRHDWLGPHLTQQALGMKLDKWQIGPLRVINLVTFTIVFYWMRKYVSRVIAVEPFLTLGKASLHVFCAHVFFVFVGLALLFSDVPQLHGWVAITLLAVTFAGLVLVAVREVRKQREDRAKREVRNAEEPADVPPSIQLRAEPKPLTAPLQEEPAAASESCR
- a CDS encoding MarR family winged helix-turn-helix transcriptional regulator, whose product is MKAAIAKSKSDTSGIHLWLVLWKAFRSVEEHAQRHIAGLGLGLSDFGVLEALFHKGPLHVKDLGPKVMLTSGSMTAALDRLERRGLIDREEDSEDRRARLVRLTETGERLIREVFEEHKRAMELATSGVGKRDRELLIDLLRQLGLGAVKALYSSANKGVAAKSGGKKGVSDV
- a CDS encoding pirin family protein translates to MSEVKKVLEVYGPGSNHWVGDGFPVRNMFPSNGLREEIDPFLMLDYAGPSYFEPSQQSHGVGEHPHRGFETVTIAYQGAVSHRDSAGNAGIIFPGDVQWMTAAAGIVHEEMHEQEFAKNGGTFEMIQLWVNLPKAVKMSKPRYQGITKEQIPTVDLGNGSYARVIAGELGGARGPASTFTPVNLFDVRLTAGSKVELPIPEGHNTGVFVLKGNIALNGGDSLKGEARIATVSPEGESVLIEAKEDSTLLILSGEPINEPVFSYGRFVMNTRDEIMQAVHDYNDGKMGHLR